In a single window of the Zea mays cultivar B73 chromosome 5, Zm-B73-REFERENCE-NAM-5.0, whole genome shotgun sequence genome:
- the LOC100284276 gene encoding ATP-dependent Clp protease proteolytic subunit, which produces MTPSSALALAHHAAVSPLPSSTPRPSPRSSSLSLGPGSAGLGPRRLVAAAPPRAFFSSSPYQPPQPEGFSQHREYGLVPMVIETTSRGERAYDIFSRLLKERIVCIHGPIADDTASLVVAQLLFLESENPLKPVHLYINSPGGVVTAGLAIYDTMQYIRCPVTTLCIGQAASMGSLLLAAGAPGERRALPNARVMIHQPSGGAQGQATDIAIQAKEILKMRDRLNKIYQKHTRQPIDKIEQCMERDLFMDPEEARDWGLIDEVIENRPASFMPDGIGGGLDVPRLGGVGGGRGRDVEEPSAV; this is translated from the coding sequence ATGACGCCATCCTCAGCTCTCGCCCTCGCGCACCACGCCGCGGTATCCCCGCTCCCGTCCTCCACGCCGCGGCCCTCCCCCAGGTCCAGCTCTCTGAGCCTGGGCCCGGGCTCCGCCGGGCTCGGGCCGCGCCGGCTCGTCGCGGCGGCGCCCCCACGGGCGTTCTTCTCCTCGTCCCCCTACCAGCCGCCCCAGCCGGAGGGGTTCTCGCAGCACCGCGAGTACGGTCTGGTCCCCATGGTCATCGAGACCACCTCCCGCGGGGAGCGCGCCTACGACATCTTCTCGCGCCTGCTCAAGGAGCGCATCGTCTGCATCCACGGGCCCATCGCCGACGACACGGCCTCGCTTGTCGTCGCGCAGCTGCTCTTCCTCGAGTCCGAGAACCCGCTCAAGCCCGTCCACCTCTACATCAACTCCCCCGGGGGCGTCGTCACCGCGGGGCTCGCCATCTACGACACCATGCAGTACATCCGCTGCCCCGTCACCACCCTCTGCATCGGCCAGGCGGCCTCCATGGGCTCGCTCCTCCTCGCGGCTGGGGCGCCGGGTGAGAGGCGCGCGCTTCCCAACGCCAGGGTCATGATCCACCAGCCCTCGGGCGGCGCGCAGGGGCAAGCCACCGACATCGCCATCCAGGCCAAGGAGATCCTCAAAATGCGCGACCGCCTCAACAAGATCTACCAGAAGCACACGCGCCAGCCCATCGATAAGATTGAGCAGTGCATGGAGAGGGACCTCTTCATGGACCCTGAAGAGGCGCGCGACTGGGGCCTCATCGACGAGGTCATCGAGAATCGACCTGCCTCGTTCATGCCCGACGGAATCGGTGGAGGCCTCGATGTGCCCAGGCTCGGTGGCGTTGGCGGCGGACGGGGGAGGGACGTCGAGGAACCTTCCGCGGTGTGA